The following are encoded together in the Scyliorhinus torazame isolate Kashiwa2021f chromosome 6, sScyTor2.1, whole genome shotgun sequence genome:
- the znf804b gene encoding G patch domain-containing protein 8 isoform X3, whose amino-acid sequence MFKPTTVAIDSHSKRAPAGSIAKGRDNGRKSNTRASFKKEETLRKNLENSLQCSPCGDQCAPDKSAAQIQGQLGLKPFSLFKNKSSPCIPAHKGSVSFSFSKKAPLKLESSASVFNDTIEEKQHGDELQNHKGKVAAEPEMPVVPAGINNTAHTENNEPAKQSQMDSAIGSNPFARVRKLKALMLKENKDEEEKEYYCYTPTLCKTKPNFPFLFFMKSSEKTDADQVTTRSDNIKKFQTGSTDFKCSMVSEVRDVKLEVTDSAPQLNPPACQQATKQEDGKTLDQDVCKPKCEEPSVLNAKQREPVQTADERLGRMESSSRPKQVTGPFLPVLSRDESTTLQWPSELLLFTQTEPSLSYSCNPLYFDFKLSRNKKRAKGIPGPEPNMQQSAAVAIGGDNETYLKKAQSRSVQNEGDLEQRKRGVSRKSKKRKSHQKPNRKSKQKSEADHADNVSKKRKGKIYNCNLKKEGKYTCKETDPGSQNAEEDSKEEKHFKLTPKRFLQGEQSSRSEELVQVNSSIIKKQSFFPFDLSNKKQKVSPTNSLSSSKEMCEDQKVHKSAHDSLNLNSHGTDSTEERHRNCRKSSSHCSYQHDSESNRSACRKSRSYSSSHGSSFRSSSDTSSDRSRTSHSSRNYSDRSSDDSHRSRSRYCSKRHHRSHYGYKCHSRLKKKRHSRSSMSSLSSDNDHYHRKGSANRSRNRGSSQRQHTCPKGRMHSGSRNSSSSRAHSRSRSRFRSRSKHCWNSQESPFRDYLSSRRPSLRRSSSRNKEECRQELPSERQARHSSTRSFSKDRAYHVKPSLCHRHYHEVKRETGVLHGTIKSEDTMQNYSPMSPSLFQKNESIGSSILPLKEIIQDVKTSLITEHLLETMQCNKIEEKTISAADLTSTSNALVVNLKDHSQGYCGPRLPPSMDNMAIVSLIGELTPTEKVGLKNDISKGDNSDKADEPELSKENGNEAVSTINQEESLVLKEVNENKTGIGQGSLCSITQTAEEEQAGLTKYHVQPAEENVTPIPEGRSSIDCSVCTDDSMVVKEENSQKTFYDSSDNNSVPMGEVIFDYYNTNSESVDEMDPPFMEGSKSISPPLASQPIIFTPEEMEKYSKLQLQAQQHIQQQLLSKQVKTFPSSAAAVTFSPVSAFQPISLPQPSAAAAAAAAASSVTTVHHTLLQHHAAATLTAALYPNAHHQAMTQLHHLTQPHIAPFTFSPITQAIFPAHPAAFLAGHPLHFIPAAAIHPAHLALHPLPHTALCPTLFAPHPAAAAAASAIHLHPLLHPLFPGHDLQHRSSPNT is encoded by the coding sequence ATGTTCAAACCTACAACAGTGGCCATTGACAGTCACTCGAAGAGAGCCCCTGCTGGATCCATTGCCAAAGGCAGAGATAACGGAAGAAAGAGCAATACCAGGGCCTCATTCAAAAAAGAAGAAACACTGAGAAAGAATCTGGAAAATAGCCTGCAATGTTCCCCATGTGGTGATCAGTGTGCTCCTGATAAATCTGCAGCACAGATACAAGGCCAGTTAGGCTTAAAGCCCTTTAGTCTGTTCAAAAATAAAAGCAGCCCATGTATCCCCGCCCACAAGGGTAGTGTCTCATTTTCTTTCTCCAAAAAAGCTCCATTGAAGCTAGAGTCATCTGCTTCAGTTTTCAATGACACCATTGAAGAAAAGCAGCATGGAGACGAACTGCAGAATCACAAAGGGAAGGTAGCAGCTGAACCAGAGATGCCCGTGGTACCTGCAGGGATAAATAACACTGCACACACTGAAAATAATGAGCCAGCCAAACAATCTCAGATGGACAGTGCCATCGGGAGTAATCCCTTTGCAAGAGTTAGAAAGCTGAAAGCACTAATGTTGAAGGAAAATAAGGATGAAGAAGAAAAGGAATATTATTGTTACACTCCTACTCTGTGCAAAACCAAGCCAAATTTCCCTTTCTTATTTTTCATGAAATCATCTGAGAAGACAGACGCAGACCAAGTGACAACTCGCAGTGACAACATCAAAAAGTTTCAGACGGGTAGCACTGATTTCAAATGTTCCATGGTCTCAGAAGTTAGGGATGTAAAGCTCGAGGTCACAGATAGTGCACCACAATTAAATCCACCAGCTTGTCAGCAGGCAACCAAACAAGAGGATGGGAAAACACTGGATCAGGACGTTTGCAAGCCGAAATGTGAAGAACCATCAGTGTTGAATGCAAAGCAGAGAGAGCCCGTACAGACAGCTGATGAAAGGTTGGGCAGAATGGAGTCATCAAGCAGGCCAAAGCAAGTAACTGGGCCTTTTCTTCCCGTGCTGAGTAGAGATGAATCAACTACGCTTCAGTGGCCATCTGAACTTTTACTCTTCACTCAGACTGAGCCATCCCTTTCATACAGCTGCAATCCATTGTATTTTGATTTTAAACTGTCAAGAAATAAAAAACGAGCAAAGGGCATTCCAGGGCCGGAACCAAATATGCAGCAAAGTGCAGCGGTTGCTATCGGAGGGGATAATGAGACGTACTTAAAGAAAGCACAAAGCAGAAGTGTACAGAATGAGGGAGATCTGGAGCAGAGAAAACGTGGAGTATCACGCAAATCAAAGAAAAGAAAGAGCCATCAGAAACCTAACAGGAAGTCTAAGCAGAAATCGGAGGCTGATCATGCAGACAATGTGAGCAAAAAAAGGAAAGGAAAAATATATAACTGTAATCTGAAAAAAGAGGGTAAATACACATGTAAGGAAACAGACCCAGGATCCCAGAATGCAGAAGAAGATTCAAAAGAGGAAAAACATTTCAAGCTAACCCCAAAGCGCTTTTTACAGGGTGAGCAATCGAGCCGCAGTGAGGAGCTGGTACAAGTCAATAGCAGCATTATTAAGAAACAATCGTTTTTTCCTTTTGATTTAAGCAACAAAAAGCAGAAAGTTTCACCAACTAATTCTTTAAGTAGTTCCAAAGAAATGTGCGAAGACCAAAAGGTGCACAAGTCCGCACATGACAGTCTAAATTTGAACAGTCATGGCACTGATAGTACTGAGGAACGCCACAGAAATTGTCGTAAATCATCCTCGCATTGTAGCTATCAACATGATTCGGAAAGTAATAGAAGTGCTTGTCGAAAATCCAGAAGCTATTCATCTTCCCATGGTTCATCATTCAGGTCATCTTCTGATACCTCCAGTGACCGCAGTAGGACTAGTCACAGTAGCAGAAATTACTCTGACAGATCAAGTGACGACAGTCACAGAAGTCGGTCGCGGTATTGTTCAAAAAGACATCACAGGTCACATTATGGTTACAAATGTCATTCCAGACTTAAAAAGAAAAGGCACAGCCGTTCATCAATGTCATCATTATCCTCCGATAATGACCATTACCACAGGAAAGGAAGTGCCAATCGAAGCAGGAATCGAGGCAGCTCCCAAAGGCAGCATACGTGTCCAAAAGGCCGAATGCACAGCGGTAGCAGAAACTCCAGCAGCAGCCGAGCTCACAGCAGAAGTAGAAGTAGATTTAGGAGCAGGTCAAAACATTGCTGGAACAGTCAAGAAAGTCCCTTTCGAGATTACTTAAGCAGTCGTCGTCCCAGTTTGAGAAGGTCATCATCTCGAAATAAGGAAGAATGCAGGCAAGAGCTACCTAGTGAGAGGCAGGCAAGACACAGCAGTACTAGGTCTTTCTCAAAAGACAGAGCCTATCATGTAAAGCCATCTCTTTGCCACCGTCACTATCATGAGGTAAAAAGAGAAACAGGAGTGCTCCATGGAACAATAAAGAGTGAAGATACAATGCAGAATTACAGCCCAATGTCACCGAGCTTATTCCAGAAGAATGAGAGCATTGGTAGCTCCATTCTCCCATTGAAGGAAATAATTCAGGATGTAAAAACGTCCCTAATAACAGAACACCTGTTAGAAACAATGCAATGCAACAAAATTGAAGAGAAAACAATTAGCGCAGCAGACCTAACATCAACTTCAAATGCACTGGTTGTAAACCTGAAAGATCATTCACAAGGCTATTGTGGCCCCAGGCTTCCCCCCTCCATGGATAACATGGCAATAGTGTCTTTAATTGGAGAATTAACTCCAACAGAAAAGGTAGGTTTAAAAAATGACATTAGCAAAGGGGACAACAGTGACAAAGCGGATGAGCCTGAACTCTCAAAAGAGAATGGAAATGAAGCCGTGTCTACAATCAACCAAGAAGAGAGTCTTGTTCTGAAAGAAGTAAATGAAAATAAAACAGGCATAGGACAGGGGTCATTGTGCAGTATAACACAAACCGCTGAGGAAGAACAGGCAGGCCTGACCAAATATCATGTACAGCCTGCTGAAGAAAATGTTACTCCAATCCCTGAAGGTAGATCCAGCATTGATTGCTCTGTTTGTACTGATGATTCAATGGTGGTCAAAGAGGAGAATTCCCAAAAGACATTTTACGATTCTAGTGATAACAATTCTGTTCCAATGGGAGAGGTTATATTTGATTATTACAACACTAACTCAGAGAGTGTTGATGAAATGGACCCTCCATTTATGGAGGGCAGTAAATCAATCTCACCCCCTCTCGCTAGCCAACCCATAATCTTCACACCTGAAGAAATGGAAAAATATAGCAAATTACAGTTACAGGCACAGCAGCATATCCAGCAGCAGCTTCTCTCCAAACAAGTCAAGACATTCCCGTCATCGGCTGCAGCCGTTACTTTCTCTCCAGTGTCAGCGTTTCAACCTATTTCCCTTCCGCAGCCATCTGCTGCAGCTGCTGCCGCTGCCGCTGCTTCTTCTGTTACCACCGTTCACCACACTCTCCTCCAGCATCATGCTGCAGCCACCCTCACAGCTGCTCTCTACCCTAATGCCCACCATCAAGCGATGACCCAGCTTCACCATCTCACCCAGCCACACATTGCACCCTTCACATTTTCTCCGATTACTCAGGCCATTTTTCCTGCTCACCCCGCTGCCTTCCTAGCTGGCCACCCGCTGCACTTCATCCCTGCAGCGGCTATCCACCCAGCCCACCTGGCACTTCACCCgcttccacacaccgctctctgccCAACCCTGTTTGCCCCTCACCCAGCCGCAGCCGCCGCTGCTTCAGCTATCCACCTTCACCCTTTGCTCCATCCCCTGTTCCCAGGGCACGATCTGCAACATCGGTCTTCTCCCAACACCTGA
- the znf804b gene encoding G patch domain-containing protein 8 isoform X1: protein MACYYLVISSTHLSNGHFRSIKGVFRGPLCKNGSESLDYAGKEKAIAKALEDLKANFYCELCDKQYHKHQEFDNHINSYDHAHKQRLKELKQREFARNVASRSRKDEKKQEKALKRLHQLAELRKQSECAPGSGPMFKPTTVAIDSHSKRAPAGSIAKGRDNGRKSNTRASFKKEETLRKNLENSLQCSPCGDQCAPDKSAAQIQGQLGLKPFSLFKNKSSPCIPAHKGSVSFSFSKKAPLKLESSASVFNDTIEEKQHGDELQNHKGKVAAEPEMPVVPAGINNTAHTENNEPAKQSQMDSAIGSNPFARVRKLKALMLKENKDEEEKEYYCYTPTLCKTKPNFPFLFFMKSSEKTDADQVTTRSDNIKKFQTGSTDFKCSMVSEVRDVKLEVTDSAPQLNPPACQQATKQEDGKTLDQDVCKPKCEEPSVLNAKQREPVQTADERLGRMESSSRPKQVTGPFLPVLSRDESTTLQWPSELLLFTQTEPSLSYSCNPLYFDFKLSRNKKRAKGIPGPEPNMQQSAAVAIGGDNETYLKKAQSRSVQNEGDLEQRKRGVSRKSKKRKSHQKPNRKSKQKSEADHADNVSKKRKGKIYNCNLKKEGKYTCKETDPGSQNAEEDSKEEKHFKLTPKRFLQGEQSSRSEELVQVNSSIIKKQSFFPFDLSNKKQKVSPTNSLSSSKEMCEDQKVHKSAHDSLNLNSHGTDSTEERHRNCRKSSSHCSYQHDSESNRSACRKSRSYSSSHGSSFRSSSDTSSDRSRTSHSSRNYSDRSSDDSHRSRSRYCSKRHHRSHYGYKCHSRLKKKRHSRSSMSSLSSDNDHYHRKGSANRSRNRGSSQRQHTCPKGRMHSGSRNSSSSRAHSRSRSRFRSRSKHCWNSQESPFRDYLSSRRPSLRRSSSRNKEECRQELPSERQARHSSTRSFSKDRAYHVKPSLCHRHYHEVKRETGVLHGTIKSEDTMQNYSPMSPSLFQKNESIGSSILPLKEIIQDVKTSLITEHLLETMQCNKIEEKTISAADLTSTSNALVVNLKDHSQGYCGPRLPPSMDNMAIVSLIGELTPTEKVGLKNDISKGDNSDKADEPELSKENGNEAVSTINQEESLVLKEVNENKTGIGQGSLCSITQTAEEEQAGLTKYHVQPAEENVTPIPEGRSSIDCSVCTDDSMVVKEENSQKTFYDSSDNNSVPMGEVIFDYYNTNSESVDEMDPPFMEGSKSISPPLASQPIIFTPEEMEKYSKLQLQAQQHIQQQLLSKQVKTFPSSAAAVTFSPVSAFQPISLPQPSAAAAAAAAASSVTTVHHTLLQHHAAATLTAALYPNAHHQAMTQLHHLTQPHIAPFTFSPITQAIFPAHPAAFLAGHPLHFIPAAAIHPAHLALHPLPHTALCPTLFAPHPAAAAAASAIHLHPLLHPLFPGHDLQHRSSPNT from the coding sequence TGCTCCAGGAAGTGGCCCGATGTTCAAACCTACAACAGTGGCCATTGACAGTCACTCGAAGAGAGCCCCTGCTGGATCCATTGCCAAAGGCAGAGATAACGGAAGAAAGAGCAATACCAGGGCCTCATTCAAAAAAGAAGAAACACTGAGAAAGAATCTGGAAAATAGCCTGCAATGTTCCCCATGTGGTGATCAGTGTGCTCCTGATAAATCTGCAGCACAGATACAAGGCCAGTTAGGCTTAAAGCCCTTTAGTCTGTTCAAAAATAAAAGCAGCCCATGTATCCCCGCCCACAAGGGTAGTGTCTCATTTTCTTTCTCCAAAAAAGCTCCATTGAAGCTAGAGTCATCTGCTTCAGTTTTCAATGACACCATTGAAGAAAAGCAGCATGGAGACGAACTGCAGAATCACAAAGGGAAGGTAGCAGCTGAACCAGAGATGCCCGTGGTACCTGCAGGGATAAATAACACTGCACACACTGAAAATAATGAGCCAGCCAAACAATCTCAGATGGACAGTGCCATCGGGAGTAATCCCTTTGCAAGAGTTAGAAAGCTGAAAGCACTAATGTTGAAGGAAAATAAGGATGAAGAAGAAAAGGAATATTATTGTTACACTCCTACTCTGTGCAAAACCAAGCCAAATTTCCCTTTCTTATTTTTCATGAAATCATCTGAGAAGACAGACGCAGACCAAGTGACAACTCGCAGTGACAACATCAAAAAGTTTCAGACGGGTAGCACTGATTTCAAATGTTCCATGGTCTCAGAAGTTAGGGATGTAAAGCTCGAGGTCACAGATAGTGCACCACAATTAAATCCACCAGCTTGTCAGCAGGCAACCAAACAAGAGGATGGGAAAACACTGGATCAGGACGTTTGCAAGCCGAAATGTGAAGAACCATCAGTGTTGAATGCAAAGCAGAGAGAGCCCGTACAGACAGCTGATGAAAGGTTGGGCAGAATGGAGTCATCAAGCAGGCCAAAGCAAGTAACTGGGCCTTTTCTTCCCGTGCTGAGTAGAGATGAATCAACTACGCTTCAGTGGCCATCTGAACTTTTACTCTTCACTCAGACTGAGCCATCCCTTTCATACAGCTGCAATCCATTGTATTTTGATTTTAAACTGTCAAGAAATAAAAAACGAGCAAAGGGCATTCCAGGGCCGGAACCAAATATGCAGCAAAGTGCAGCGGTTGCTATCGGAGGGGATAATGAGACGTACTTAAAGAAAGCACAAAGCAGAAGTGTACAGAATGAGGGAGATCTGGAGCAGAGAAAACGTGGAGTATCACGCAAATCAAAGAAAAGAAAGAGCCATCAGAAACCTAACAGGAAGTCTAAGCAGAAATCGGAGGCTGATCATGCAGACAATGTGAGCAAAAAAAGGAAAGGAAAAATATATAACTGTAATCTGAAAAAAGAGGGTAAATACACATGTAAGGAAACAGACCCAGGATCCCAGAATGCAGAAGAAGATTCAAAAGAGGAAAAACATTTCAAGCTAACCCCAAAGCGCTTTTTACAGGGTGAGCAATCGAGCCGCAGTGAGGAGCTGGTACAAGTCAATAGCAGCATTATTAAGAAACAATCGTTTTTTCCTTTTGATTTAAGCAACAAAAAGCAGAAAGTTTCACCAACTAATTCTTTAAGTAGTTCCAAAGAAATGTGCGAAGACCAAAAGGTGCACAAGTCCGCACATGACAGTCTAAATTTGAACAGTCATGGCACTGATAGTACTGAGGAACGCCACAGAAATTGTCGTAAATCATCCTCGCATTGTAGCTATCAACATGATTCGGAAAGTAATAGAAGTGCTTGTCGAAAATCCAGAAGCTATTCATCTTCCCATGGTTCATCATTCAGGTCATCTTCTGATACCTCCAGTGACCGCAGTAGGACTAGTCACAGTAGCAGAAATTACTCTGACAGATCAAGTGACGACAGTCACAGAAGTCGGTCGCGGTATTGTTCAAAAAGACATCACAGGTCACATTATGGTTACAAATGTCATTCCAGACTTAAAAAGAAAAGGCACAGCCGTTCATCAATGTCATCATTATCCTCCGATAATGACCATTACCACAGGAAAGGAAGTGCCAATCGAAGCAGGAATCGAGGCAGCTCCCAAAGGCAGCATACGTGTCCAAAAGGCCGAATGCACAGCGGTAGCAGAAACTCCAGCAGCAGCCGAGCTCACAGCAGAAGTAGAAGTAGATTTAGGAGCAGGTCAAAACATTGCTGGAACAGTCAAGAAAGTCCCTTTCGAGATTACTTAAGCAGTCGTCGTCCCAGTTTGAGAAGGTCATCATCTCGAAATAAGGAAGAATGCAGGCAAGAGCTACCTAGTGAGAGGCAGGCAAGACACAGCAGTACTAGGTCTTTCTCAAAAGACAGAGCCTATCATGTAAAGCCATCTCTTTGCCACCGTCACTATCATGAGGTAAAAAGAGAAACAGGAGTGCTCCATGGAACAATAAAGAGTGAAGATACAATGCAGAATTACAGCCCAATGTCACCGAGCTTATTCCAGAAGAATGAGAGCATTGGTAGCTCCATTCTCCCATTGAAGGAAATAATTCAGGATGTAAAAACGTCCCTAATAACAGAACACCTGTTAGAAACAATGCAATGCAACAAAATTGAAGAGAAAACAATTAGCGCAGCAGACCTAACATCAACTTCAAATGCACTGGTTGTAAACCTGAAAGATCATTCACAAGGCTATTGTGGCCCCAGGCTTCCCCCCTCCATGGATAACATGGCAATAGTGTCTTTAATTGGAGAATTAACTCCAACAGAAAAGGTAGGTTTAAAAAATGACATTAGCAAAGGGGACAACAGTGACAAAGCGGATGAGCCTGAACTCTCAAAAGAGAATGGAAATGAAGCCGTGTCTACAATCAACCAAGAAGAGAGTCTTGTTCTGAAAGAAGTAAATGAAAATAAAACAGGCATAGGACAGGGGTCATTGTGCAGTATAACACAAACCGCTGAGGAAGAACAGGCAGGCCTGACCAAATATCATGTACAGCCTGCTGAAGAAAATGTTACTCCAATCCCTGAAGGTAGATCCAGCATTGATTGCTCTGTTTGTACTGATGATTCAATGGTGGTCAAAGAGGAGAATTCCCAAAAGACATTTTACGATTCTAGTGATAACAATTCTGTTCCAATGGGAGAGGTTATATTTGATTATTACAACACTAACTCAGAGAGTGTTGATGAAATGGACCCTCCATTTATGGAGGGCAGTAAATCAATCTCACCCCCTCTCGCTAGCCAACCCATAATCTTCACACCTGAAGAAATGGAAAAATATAGCAAATTACAGTTACAGGCACAGCAGCATATCCAGCAGCAGCTTCTCTCCAAACAAGTCAAGACATTCCCGTCATCGGCTGCAGCCGTTACTTTCTCTCCAGTGTCAGCGTTTCAACCTATTTCCCTTCCGCAGCCATCTGCTGCAGCTGCTGCCGCTGCCGCTGCTTCTTCTGTTACCACCGTTCACCACACTCTCCTCCAGCATCATGCTGCAGCCACCCTCACAGCTGCTCTCTACCCTAATGCCCACCATCAAGCGATGACCCAGCTTCACCATCTCACCCAGCCACACATTGCACCCTTCACATTTTCTCCGATTACTCAGGCCATTTTTCCTGCTCACCCCGCTGCCTTCCTAGCTGGCCACCCGCTGCACTTCATCCCTGCAGCGGCTATCCACCCAGCCCACCTGGCACTTCACCCgcttccacacaccgctctctgccCAACCCTGTTTGCCCCTCACCCAGCCGCAGCCGCCGCTGCTTCAGCTATCCACCTTCACCCTTTGCTCCATCCCCTGTTCCCAGGGCACGATCTGCAACATCGGTCTTCTCCCAACACCTGA